In Hermetia illucens chromosome 5, iHerIll2.2.curated.20191125, whole genome shotgun sequence, a single window of DNA contains:
- the LOC119656753 gene encoding adenylate kinase 9-like — MCVDLLKELHDLYIIFKRYSKRLQSFRTNTNDIRLFNVSILSKTGSKWEQWDEARAEIFLCLRQIGGYFKNMTVGKCFSLSHINLFWDEFRKRLSSLKLFCPVCLRQEQKLIQYQYDYIPVGLDFYDRKCQQIFNEPFGYNSEGIYERFNFPRWYMWNTEKKPLLSKNMFRENLVQHRQYFYWSCDQHRFDLIMNSKRYLPPDPNYLPLYVPFLVTNYFSIHVEYQGRCVVTFDSNRTIVSGSHEYAVYYRGKVYLCASAECALEFLKNPEHYFNYVDFVLEEPHPDWDLKDMEIDYGNLTAEVIVQALTALAEERPKHFALSIADSAAIYIGLFLKMTNPNNSSDITRLYQRVLSKYLFECSLLKSRLTKCLREGNPYIQFEDSPVEA; from the exons ATGTGTGTTGACCTTCTGAAAGAACTTCATGACCTTTACATCATATTTAAAAGGTATTCAAAACGCTTGCAAAGTTTCAGAACAAATACCAATGACATACGTCTGTTCAATGTCTCCATATTGAGCAAAACAGGATCAAAGTGGGAGCAATGGGATGAAGCCCGTGCAGAAATTTTTCTATGCCTTCGACAAATTGGTGGCTACTTTAAAAATATGACTGTTGGAAAATGCTTCAGtttatcacatatcaatttatTCTGGGATGAATTTCGGAAGCGACTGAGTAGTCTCAAGCTTTTTTGTCCAGTATGCCTTCGCCAGGAACAGAAACTGATTCAGTATCAATATGACTATATCCCGGTTGGACTAGATTTCTACGATCGAAAATGTCAACAAATTTTCAACGAACCCTTTGGTTACAATTCAGAAGGAATCTATGAACGTTTCAACTTTCCGAGATGGTACATGTGGAATACAGAAAAGAAACCTCTTCTGTCCAAGAACATGTTCCGAGAAAATTTAGTACAACATCGGCAGTACTTTTATTGGTCATGCGATCAACACCGCTTCGATTTGATTATGAATAGTAAAAGGTATTTGCCACCAGATCCCAACTATTTGCCGCTTTATGTTCCGTTTCTGGTGACGAATTATTTCTCTATCCATGTCGAATATCAGGGACGATGCGTTGTCACATTCGATTCAAACCGGACGATTGTTTCTGGGAGTCATGAGTATGCAGTTTACTACCGCGGAAAG GTGTACCTTTGTGCGTCAGCTGAATGTGCCCTGGAGTTTTTAAAAAATCCTGAACATTATTTCAACTATGTCGACTTTGTACTGGAGGAACCCCATCCAGACTGGGATTTGAAAGATATGGAAATTGACTATGGCAATTTAACAGCTGAAGTCATAGTACAAGCGTTAACAGCATTAGCCGAAGAACGACCGAAACACTTTGCGTTGAGCATTGCGGATTCGGCCGCAATATATATaggattatttttgaaaatgacaaATCCCAACAACAGCAGTGATATAACGAGGCTCTACCAGAGGGTTTTATCTAAATATTTGTTCGAATGTTCCTTGTTGAAATCACGGCTGACAAAATGCTTAAGAGAGGGTAatccttatattcaattcgAAGACTCACCTGTGGAGGCTTAG